A section of the Chiloscyllium plagiosum isolate BGI_BamShark_2017 chromosome 4, ASM401019v2, whole genome shotgun sequence genome encodes:
- the LOC122548806 gene encoding carboxypeptidase N subunit 2-like isoform X3, which produces MRRILELLVVLIGAGALSACPEKCFCHLKLVDCRGTALQSIPVDINPSTQTLFLDGNSLTGIPLNSFSNLGQLNYLGLSGNRLVLQNDIFDPLPRLQALDLSANHLSELPADLFENLSNLTWLNLANNNLRSIHLEKSLTKLTYLDLSNNNLTVLRETFEHFPQLDTLYLKNNQLKTLPETGFSQLLLLKVLDLSNNELSFLPPQFLSHHHKLTDLRLDHNQFTNLIATLFSEPHHLQDLTISGNVIRNFPPELIANLTKLLKLDLSSNLLTFLPLNFLSNLSELQLLKLSDNFIDTLAADTFKYNPKLLYLYLDNNNLRHLPVFDGLSQLEELALSFNSLQGFPKGFADNLVKLNCLQATDNLIGQWDVREFANVSSVLLRNNPICTAKGSGGQPTNIDCTKTQC; this is translated from the coding sequence ATGAGGAGAATCCTAGAGTTGCTGGTTGTTCTCATTGGGGCTGGGGCTCTCTCTGCCTGTCCGGAGAAATGTTTTTGCCATTTAAAACTTGTCGACTGTCGAGGCACTGCCCTGCAGAGCATCCCAGTGGACATCAATCCCAGCACACAGACATTATTCCTGGATGGTAACTCTCTGACTGGAATCCCTCTCAATTCCTTCAGCAACTTGGGACAGCTGAACTATCTCGGTTTATCTGGTAACCGTCTCGTCCTTCAGAATGACATCTTTGATCCTCTGCCAAGACTGCAGGCTCTGGATCTATCTGCAAACCACCTATCAGAACTCCCAGCAGATCTATTTGAAAACCTCTCCAATCTCACTTGGTTAAATCTAGCCAACAATAACTTACGCAGCATTCACCTAGAGAAGTCACTTACTAAACTGACCTACCTGGATCTGTCCAACAATAACCTCACAGTGCTCCGAGAAACATTTGAACATTTTCCTCAACTCGACACGCTGTATCTTAAGAATAACCAACTCAAGACACTCCCAGAGACAGGTTTTAGTCAACTGCTTCTCCTCAAAGTCCTTGACTTGTCAAACAACGAACTTAGCTTCCTACCTCCCCAGTTCCTCAGTCACCATCACAAACTGACCGACCTGCGATTAGACCACAACCAGTTCACAAACCTCATAGCAACTCTATTCTCCGAGCCGCATCATCTCCAGGATCTGACCATCTCGGGAAATGTCATCAGGAATTTTCCACCTGAGCTGATCGCTAACTTAACAAAACTATTGAAGCTCGACCTGTCCAGCAACTTATTAACATTTCTTCCACTGAACttcctttccaatctcagcgagCTGCAACTGTTAAAACTGTCTGACAATTTCATTGACACCCTGGCAGCTGACACATTCAAATATAACCCGAAACTCCTTTATCTGTATTTAGATAACAATAACCTAAGGCACCTGCCGGTATTTGATGGACTTTCACAGTTAGAAGAGTTGGCCCTTTCCTTTAACAGCCTGCAGGGTTTTCCAAAGGGATTTGCTGATAACCTGGTAAAGCTGAACTGCCTTCAGGCCACTGACAACCTCATCGGGCAATGGGACGTCAGAGAGTTTGCAAATGTGTCCTCTGTGCTCCTGAGGAACAATCCAATCTGCACAGCCAAGGGCTCAGGAGGACAACCCACCAACATCGACTGTACAAAGACACAATGTTAA
- the LOC122548806 gene encoding carboxypeptidase N subunit 2-like isoform X1, whose translation MNKHAQENKFLQCCGQAERSCSEEVCRTELTGTMRRILELLVVLIGAGALSACPEKCFCHLKLVDCRGTALQSIPVDINPSTQTLFLDGNSLTGIPLNSFSNLGQLNYLGLSGNRLVLQNDIFDPLPRLQALDLSANHLSELPADLFENLSNLTWLNLANNNLRSIHLEKSLTKLTYLDLSNNNLTVLRETFEHFPQLDTLYLKNNQLKTLPETGFSQLLLLKVLDLSNNELSFLPPQFLSHHHKLTDLRLDHNQFTNLIATLFSEPHHLQDLTISGNVIRNFPPELIANLTKLLKLDLSSNLLTFLPLNFLSNLSELQLLKLSDNFIDTLAADTFKYNPKLLYLYLDNNNLRHLPVFDGLSQLEELALSFNSLQGFPKGFADNLVKLNCLQATDNLIGQWDVREFANVSSVLLRNNPICTAKGSGGQPTNIDCTKTQC comes from the exons ATGAACAAACATGCCCAAGAAAACAAATTTCTGCAATGCTGTGGACAGGCAGAACGGAGTtgttcagaagaggtttgcaGGACAGAGCTTACTG GCACCATGAGGAGAATCCTAGAGTTGCTGGTTGTTCTCATTGGGGCTGGGGCTCTCTCTGCCTGTCCGGAGAAATGTTTTTGCCATTTAAAACTTGTCGACTGTCGAGGCACTGCCCTGCAGAGCATCCCAGTGGACATCAATCCCAGCACACAGACATTATTCCTGGATGGTAACTCTCTGACTGGAATCCCTCTCAATTCCTTCAGCAACTTGGGACAGCTGAACTATCTCGGTTTATCTGGTAACCGTCTCGTCCTTCAGAATGACATCTTTGATCCTCTGCCAAGACTGCAGGCTCTGGATCTATCTGCAAACCACCTATCAGAACTCCCAGCAGATCTATTTGAAAACCTCTCCAATCTCACTTGGTTAAATCTAGCCAACAATAACTTACGCAGCATTCACCTAGAGAAGTCACTTACTAAACTGACCTACCTGGATCTGTCCAACAATAACCTCACAGTGCTCCGAGAAACATTTGAACATTTTCCTCAACTCGACACGCTGTATCTTAAGAATAACCAACTCAAGACACTCCCAGAGACAGGTTTTAGTCAACTGCTTCTCCTCAAAGTCCTTGACTTGTCAAACAACGAACTTAGCTTCCTACCTCCCCAGTTCCTCAGTCACCATCACAAACTGACCGACCTGCGATTAGACCACAACCAGTTCACAAACCTCATAGCAACTCTATTCTCCGAGCCGCATCATCTCCAGGATCTGACCATCTCGGGAAATGTCATCAGGAATTTTCCACCTGAGCTGATCGCTAACTTAACAAAACTATTGAAGCTCGACCTGTCCAGCAACTTATTAACATTTCTTCCACTGAACttcctttccaatctcagcgagCTGCAACTGTTAAAACTGTCTGACAATTTCATTGACACCCTGGCAGCTGACACATTCAAATATAACCCGAAACTCCTTTATCTGTATTTAGATAACAATAACCTAAGGCACCTGCCGGTATTTGATGGACTTTCACAGTTAGAAGAGTTGGCCCTTTCCTTTAACAGCCTGCAGGGTTTTCCAAAGGGATTTGCTGATAACCTGGTAAAGCTGAACTGCCTTCAGGCCACTGACAACCTCATCGGGCAATGGGACGTCAGAGAGTTTGCAAATGTGTCCTCTGTGCTCCTGAGGAACAATCCAATCTGCACAGCCAAGGGCTCAGGAGGACAACCCACCAACATCGACTGTACAAAGACACAATGTTAA
- the LOC122548806 gene encoding carboxypeptidase N subunit 2-like isoform X2, whose protein sequence is MFPESCLAITELHLSAVGTMRRILELLVVLIGAGALSACPEKCFCHLKLVDCRGTALQSIPVDINPSTQTLFLDGNSLTGIPLNSFSNLGQLNYLGLSGNRLVLQNDIFDPLPRLQALDLSANHLSELPADLFENLSNLTWLNLANNNLRSIHLEKSLTKLTYLDLSNNNLTVLRETFEHFPQLDTLYLKNNQLKTLPETGFSQLLLLKVLDLSNNELSFLPPQFLSHHHKLTDLRLDHNQFTNLIATLFSEPHHLQDLTISGNVIRNFPPELIANLTKLLKLDLSSNLLTFLPLNFLSNLSELQLLKLSDNFIDTLAADTFKYNPKLLYLYLDNNNLRHLPVFDGLSQLEELALSFNSLQGFPKGFADNLVKLNCLQATDNLIGQWDVREFANVSSVLLRNNPICTAKGSGGQPTNIDCTKTQC, encoded by the coding sequence ATGTTTCCTGAAAGCTGCCTGGCAATAACTGAGCTTCACCTCTCCGCTGTAGGCACCATGAGGAGAATCCTAGAGTTGCTGGTTGTTCTCATTGGGGCTGGGGCTCTCTCTGCCTGTCCGGAGAAATGTTTTTGCCATTTAAAACTTGTCGACTGTCGAGGCACTGCCCTGCAGAGCATCCCAGTGGACATCAATCCCAGCACACAGACATTATTCCTGGATGGTAACTCTCTGACTGGAATCCCTCTCAATTCCTTCAGCAACTTGGGACAGCTGAACTATCTCGGTTTATCTGGTAACCGTCTCGTCCTTCAGAATGACATCTTTGATCCTCTGCCAAGACTGCAGGCTCTGGATCTATCTGCAAACCACCTATCAGAACTCCCAGCAGATCTATTTGAAAACCTCTCCAATCTCACTTGGTTAAATCTAGCCAACAATAACTTACGCAGCATTCACCTAGAGAAGTCACTTACTAAACTGACCTACCTGGATCTGTCCAACAATAACCTCACAGTGCTCCGAGAAACATTTGAACATTTTCCTCAACTCGACACGCTGTATCTTAAGAATAACCAACTCAAGACACTCCCAGAGACAGGTTTTAGTCAACTGCTTCTCCTCAAAGTCCTTGACTTGTCAAACAACGAACTTAGCTTCCTACCTCCCCAGTTCCTCAGTCACCATCACAAACTGACCGACCTGCGATTAGACCACAACCAGTTCACAAACCTCATAGCAACTCTATTCTCCGAGCCGCATCATCTCCAGGATCTGACCATCTCGGGAAATGTCATCAGGAATTTTCCACCTGAGCTGATCGCTAACTTAACAAAACTATTGAAGCTCGACCTGTCCAGCAACTTATTAACATTTCTTCCACTGAACttcctttccaatctcagcgagCTGCAACTGTTAAAACTGTCTGACAATTTCATTGACACCCTGGCAGCTGACACATTCAAATATAACCCGAAACTCCTTTATCTGTATTTAGATAACAATAACCTAAGGCACCTGCCGGTATTTGATGGACTTTCACAGTTAGAAGAGTTGGCCCTTTCCTTTAACAGCCTGCAGGGTTTTCCAAAGGGATTTGCTGATAACCTGGTAAAGCTGAACTGCCTTCAGGCCACTGACAACCTCATCGGGCAATGGGACGTCAGAGAGTTTGCAAATGTGTCCTCTGTGCTCCTGAGGAACAATCCAATCTGCACAGCCAAGGGCTCAGGAGGACAACCCACCAACATCGACTGTACAAAGACACAATGTTAA